From the Jatrophihabitans endophyticus genome, one window contains:
- the hrcA gene encoding heat-inducible transcriptional repressor HrcA, producing MGVEERKLEVLRAIVADYIATSEPVGSKGLVDRHNLGVSSATIRNDMAALEEEGLIVQPHTSAGRVPTDAGYRLFVDRLTEIKPLSSAERRAIATFLDGAVDLDDVLHRAVRALAQLTRNVAVVQYPTLSRSKVRHLELVMISTTRLMLVLITDTGRVEQRLVDLPAPTAESAVYELRATLNARLRDRTLAETPEIVGELPTQVEPSLRGLLATLTSVLLEVLVEPSSDRIVLGGTANLNNQTLDFPAIRPVLEALEEQVVLLRLLDQSVSSSPNVLVHIGNENEHEGLVGASVVSSGYGLHGAAVAAVGVLGPRRMDYAYTMARVAAVARYVGTLLEER from the coding sequence GTGGGAGTCGAGGAGCGCAAGCTCGAGGTGCTGCGCGCGATCGTCGCGGACTACATCGCGACGAGCGAGCCGGTCGGCAGCAAGGGCCTGGTCGACCGGCACAACCTCGGGGTCTCGTCGGCCACGATCCGCAACGACATGGCGGCGCTCGAGGAGGAGGGCCTGATCGTCCAGCCCCACACGAGCGCCGGTCGCGTCCCCACCGACGCGGGGTATCGGCTCTTCGTCGACCGGCTGACCGAGATCAAGCCGCTGTCCAGCGCCGAGCGGCGGGCGATCGCGACGTTCCTCGACGGCGCCGTCGACCTCGACGACGTCCTGCACCGGGCGGTGCGCGCCCTCGCGCAGCTCACCCGTAACGTCGCCGTCGTCCAGTACCCGACGCTCTCGCGCAGCAAGGTGCGCCACCTCGAGCTCGTCATGATCTCCACGACGCGGCTGATGCTCGTGCTGATCACCGACACCGGCCGGGTCGAGCAGCGACTCGTCGACCTGCCCGCACCGACCGCCGAGAGCGCGGTGTACGAGCTGCGGGCCACGCTGAACGCGCGCCTGCGCGACCGCACGCTGGCCGAGACCCCCGAGATCGTGGGCGAGCTGCCGACCCAGGTCGAGCCGTCGCTGCGGGGCCTGCTCGCCACGCTCACGTCGGTGCTGCTGGAGGTGCTGGTCGAGCCCTCCAGCGACCGCATCGTGCTGGGCGGCACGGCCAACCTGAACAATCAGACACTCGACTTCCCGGCGATCCGGCCGGTGCTCGAGGCGCTGGAGGAGCAGGTGGTGCTGCTGCGCCTGCTCGACCAGTCGGTCTCGTCCTCGCCCAACGTGCTCGTGCACATCGGCAACGAGAACGAGCACGAGGGCCTGGTCGGGGCCTCGGTGGTCTCCAGCGGCTACGGGCTGCACGGCGCCGCGGTGGCCGCGGTCGGCGTGCTCGGGCCGCGCCGCATGGACTACGCGTACACCATGGCGCGGGTGGCGGCGGTCGCCCGCTACGTCGGCACGCTGCTCGAGGAGCGCTGA
- a CDS encoding type II toxin-antitoxin system VapB family antitoxin, whose amino-acid sequence MIFKAVREGRPYPDHGLSARDWANVAPRTVRLDDLTTTKRQLELDHLLDEDSTYYGDLFPHAVLWHGETYLEDGLHRALRAALQGRNTLHVRILDLDAFRAGTPLGPPSP is encoded by the coding sequence GTGATTTTCAAGGCCGTGCGCGAGGGGCGCCCCTACCCCGACCACGGCCTGTCCGCCCGCGACTGGGCCAACGTCGCGCCGCGCACCGTCCGGTTGGACGACCTCACCACGACGAAGCGGCAGCTCGAGCTCGACCACCTGCTCGACGAGGACTCGACGTACTACGGGGACCTGTTCCCCCACGCCGTCCTGTGGCACGGCGAGACCTACCTCGAGGACGGCCTGCACCGCGCGCTGCGCGCCGCCCTGCAGGGCCGCAACACGCTGCACGTGCGGATCCTCGACCTCGACGCGTTCCGCGCCGGCACCCCGCTCGGGCCGCCGTCCCCCTGA
- a CDS encoding NADP-dependent oxidoreductase: MRAARFSRFGGPEVLEIVDLPDPHPGPGEVRIAVRAAGVNASDWKKRAGLMDEQLPQTLGYEAAGVVDELGDGVADVAVGDRVFGFSADGAAQAELAVLSHYAPIPPALDFADVAALPAAVETATRALDQLGVDGGTLLVNGASGSVGSAAVQLAVARGARVIGTAGPANHDYVRALGAGPIAYGPGLRDRVLELAPDGVDRALDVAGSGVLPELVELAGGPEHVVTVADFAGAQEHGVTFSRGDSGRALHALAGIGALIESGAFRLPPVRTFPLADVAAAHRHGEAGQVRGKLVLTVD, encoded by the coding sequence ATGCGGGCAGCTCGTTTCAGCCGGTTCGGCGGACCCGAGGTCCTCGAGATCGTGGACCTGCCCGATCCGCACCCCGGTCCCGGCGAGGTCCGGATCGCGGTCCGCGCGGCCGGGGTCAACGCGAGCGACTGGAAGAAGCGCGCCGGGCTGATGGACGAGCAGCTGCCGCAGACCCTGGGGTACGAGGCGGCGGGTGTCGTCGACGAGCTCGGTGACGGCGTGGCCGACGTGGCCGTCGGCGACCGGGTCTTCGGCTTCTCCGCCGACGGCGCGGCCCAGGCCGAGCTCGCGGTGCTGTCGCACTACGCGCCGATCCCGCCGGCACTCGACTTCGCCGACGTGGCGGCGCTGCCGGCCGCCGTCGAGACCGCGACGCGCGCGCTCGACCAGCTCGGCGTCGACGGCGGCACGCTGCTGGTCAACGGCGCCTCCGGCAGCGTCGGCAGCGCCGCCGTCCAGCTCGCCGTCGCGCGCGGTGCCCGGGTGATCGGCACCGCCGGCCCCGCCAATCACGACTACGTCCGCGCCCTCGGCGCCGGACCGATCGCCTACGGGCCGGGGCTGCGCGACCGCGTGCTCGAGCTCGCGCCCGACGGTGTCGACCGGGCGCTCGACGTCGCCGGCAGCGGGGTGCTGCCCGAGCTCGTCGAGCTCGCGGGCGGCCCCGAGCACGTCGTGACGGTCGCCGACTTCGCGGGGGCGCAGGAGCACGGCGTGACCTTCAGCCGGGGCGACAGCGGCCGCGCGTTGCACGCGCTCGCCGGGATCGGCGCGCTGATCGAGTCCGGCGCGTTCCGACTGCCCCCGGTGCGCACGTTCCCGCTCGCCGACGTCGCCGCGGCGCACCGTCACGGCGAGGCCGGCCAGGTGCGCGGCAAGCTCGTGCTCACCGTCGACTGA
- a CDS encoding PhoH family protein: MSTTLVVPGEQAMVALLGSRDELLRVIERQLDSDVHVRGNEITITGAPADNANAVRLFEELLALIKSGQNLTPDSVTRVFGILTADSAERPAEVLSLNILSRRGKNIRPKTLNQKRYVDAIDKHTVVFGIGPAGTGKTYLAVAKAVQALLAKEVTRIILTRPAVEAGERLGFLPGTLFDKIDPYLRPLFDALHDMLDPDSLPRLMQAGTIEIAPLAYMRGRTLNDAFIILDEAQNTTPEQMKMFLTRLGFGSKVVVTGDVTQVDLPGNTRSGLKVVRDILGEVEDVHFANLTSTDVVRHRLVGEIVDAYERFDARSERTSRTSNSAPSSRR; this comes from the coding sequence GTGTCCACGACGCTCGTCGTGCCGGGTGAGCAGGCCATGGTGGCCCTCCTCGGCTCGCGGGACGAACTGTTGCGGGTCATCGAGCGGCAGCTCGACAGCGACGTCCACGTCCGCGGGAACGAGATCACCATCACCGGTGCGCCCGCCGACAACGCCAACGCCGTCCGGCTCTTCGAGGAGCTGCTCGCGCTGATCAAGTCCGGCCAGAACCTCACGCCCGACTCCGTCACGCGCGTCTTCGGCATCCTCACCGCCGACTCCGCCGAGCGGCCGGCCGAGGTGCTCAGCCTCAACATCCTGTCGCGGCGCGGCAAGAACATCCGTCCGAAGACGTTGAACCAGAAGCGGTACGTCGACGCCATCGACAAGCACACCGTCGTCTTCGGCATCGGCCCGGCGGGCACGGGCAAGACCTACCTCGCGGTGGCCAAGGCGGTGCAGGCGCTGCTGGCCAAGGAGGTCACCCGCATCATCCTGACGCGGCCCGCGGTCGAGGCGGGCGAGCGGCTCGGCTTCCTGCCCGGCACGCTGTTCGACAAGATCGACCCGTACCTGCGGCCGCTCTTCGACGCCCTGCACGACATGCTCGATCCCGACTCGCTGCCGCGCCTCATGCAGGCGGGGACCATCGAGATCGCGCCGCTGGCCTATATGCGGGGCCGGACGTTGAACGACGCGTTCATCATCCTCGACGAGGCGCAGAACACGACCCCCGAGCAGATGAAGATGTTCCTCACCCGCCTCGGTTTCGGCTCCAAGGTCGTCGTCACCGGCGACGTCACGCAGGTCGACCTGCCCGGCAACACCCGCAGCGGGCTCAAGGTCGTGCGCGACATCCTCGGCGAGGTCGAGGACGTCCACTTCGCCAACCTGACCTCTACCGACGTCGTGCGGCACCGCCTGGTGGGTGAGATCGTCGACGCCTACGAGCGCTTCGACGCGCGCAGCGAGCGCACCTCCCGCACGTCGAACAGCGCACCGAGCTCCCGACGCTGA
- a CDS encoding cytidine deaminase, translated as MTELDPEDAKLVTLARSARARTGAAQGAAVRDADGRTYVATSVALTSLQLSALQVAVAMAVSSGAPGLEAAVVLGEDPADDAGTAAVRDVSADAAVLRAGPDGTLR; from the coding sequence ATGACCGAGCTCGATCCCGAGGACGCCAAGCTGGTGACCCTCGCCCGTTCGGCCCGCGCCCGCACCGGCGCCGCGCAGGGCGCGGCGGTCCGCGACGCCGACGGCCGCACCTACGTCGCGACGTCGGTCGCGCTGACGTCGCTGCAGCTGTCGGCGCTGCAGGTCGCGGTGGCGATGGCGGTGTCGTCCGGGGCGCCGGGGCTCGAGGCGGCGGTCGTGCTCGGCGAGGATCCGGCCGACGACGCCGGTACCGCCGCGGTGCGCGACGTCTCGGCCGACGCTGCGGTGCTGCGCGCGGGGCCCGACGGCACCCTGCGCTGA
- a CDS encoding VOC family protein, which produces MTPPVGSLHHLELWVPDVVRATREWGWLLTELGHEPFQEWPDGRSWRLGDTYVVLERSPALAAEHHDRHRPGLNHVAFHAGDRARVDDLAAAAAKHGWTLLFADRHPFAGGPDHYAAYLVNTDGYEVELVAAPLAPT; this is translated from the coding sequence ATGACCCCGCCCGTCGGCAGCCTGCACCACCTCGAGCTGTGGGTCCCGGACGTCGTCCGCGCCACGCGGGAGTGGGGCTGGCTGCTCACCGAGCTCGGCCACGAGCCGTTCCAGGAATGGCCCGACGGGCGCAGCTGGCGCCTCGGCGACACCTACGTCGTGCTCGAACGGTCCCCCGCGCTGGCCGCGGAGCATCACGACCGGCACCGGCCCGGCCTGAACCACGTGGCGTTCCACGCCGGCGACCGGGCCCGCGTCGACGACCTCGCCGCCGCCGCGGCCAAGCATGGCTGGACGCTGCTGTTCGCCGACCGGCACCCGTTCGCCGGTGGCCCGGACCACTACGCCGCCTACCTCGTCAACACCGACGGCTACGAGGTCGAGCTCGTCGCCGCGCCGCTCGCGCCCACCTGA
- a CDS encoding alpha/beta hydrolase family protein: MPTRRAFLGAAALGALAGCTGSGAGTRHTPSTGQDAGVTPKRIAYGDDPSQFGELTLPGGAPRGVVVVIHGGFWRAQYDLSLGRPLATDLAAHGWATWNLEYRRVGDGGGWPTTLRDVAAGIDRLGDLDLDLDLDTAAVVAVGHSAGGQLAVWAAGRAGLRADDPGARPAVTLAGVVSQAGVLDLATAARTGVGDGAPQQFVGGEPTAVPERYRVADPITQVPLAAPVLCLHAKADANVPYAQSRAYVAAARDAGGHAALRTTEGDHFTLIDTATTAWAAARDALPALAAGRLPA, encoded by the coding sequence ATGCCGACCCGCCGCGCCTTCCTGGGTGCCGCCGCGCTGGGCGCGCTCGCGGGGTGCACGGGCTCGGGTGCCGGCACGCGCCACACGCCGTCGACGGGGCAGGATGCGGGGGTGACCCCGAAGCGGATCGCCTACGGCGACGACCCGTCCCAGTTCGGCGAGCTCACCCTGCCCGGTGGCGCGCCCCGCGGCGTCGTGGTCGTGATCCACGGCGGGTTCTGGCGGGCGCAGTACGACCTGTCGCTGGGCCGGCCACTGGCCACGGACCTGGCCGCGCACGGGTGGGCGACGTGGAACCTCGAGTACCGCCGGGTCGGCGACGGCGGCGGATGGCCGACCACGCTGCGCGACGTCGCGGCGGGCATCGACAGGCTCGGCGACCTCGACCTCGACCTCGATCTCGACACGGCGGCCGTCGTCGCGGTCGGGCACTCCGCGGGCGGCCAGCTCGCCGTGTGGGCGGCGGGGCGCGCCGGGCTGCGCGCGGACGATCCCGGCGCGCGGCCGGCGGTCACGCTCGCGGGTGTCGTCTCGCAGGCCGGCGTGCTCGACCTCGCGACCGCCGCCCGCACCGGCGTCGGCGACGGCGCCCCGCAGCAGTTCGTCGGCGGCGAGCCCACCGCGGTGCCGGAGCGCTACCGGGTCGCCGACCCGATCACGCAGGTGCCGCTCGCCGCCCCGGTCCTGTGCCTGCACGCGAAGGCCGACGCGAACGTGCCCTACGCGCAGAGCAGGGCGTACGTGGCGGCGGCCCGCGACGCGGGCGGCCACGCCGCCCTGCGGACGACCGAGGGCGACCACTTCACCCTTATCGACACCGCGACCACCGCGTGGGCAGCGGCGCGCGACGCGTTGCCGGCACTGGCCGCCGGGCGCCTGCCCGCCTGA
- a CDS encoding hemolysin family protein encodes MTAGAAIALVVAILLVPIGGLFACVDSALARVSKARVDEFVREEVGGAKALAAIVADRPRYTNLLLMLRVACELTATVLVAIAARTVFGTRWPVALLVVVVMIVISYAVIGVGPRTLGLQHVNRVALTSAPAVRLLGRMFNPLAALLTLFGNAITPGRGLRDGPFASEVELRELVDMAEERGVVEADERQMIQSVFELGNTIAREVMVPRTEVVWIEKVKSVRQALALALRSGFSRVPVVGENADDVVGVVYLKDLARRAQDTERARGTTVEEVMRAVTYVPESKRVDALLREMQAARSHIAVVIDEYGGTAGLITIEDILEEIVGEITDEYDVERPPIEKLVEDEHEVAAARVTARLAVEDLAELFDIEIPHRDDVETVGGLLAEALGRVPIAGSVAVVHGLELRADEIGGRRNRVDSIVATRVVEPGGDAVAAVAAVAAGDAGRAGDADRAGDTGRTTDEHETAAPASRGRP; translated from the coding sequence ATGACCGCCGGCGCGGCGATCGCCCTGGTGGTCGCCATCCTGCTCGTCCCGATCGGCGGTCTGTTCGCCTGCGTCGACTCCGCGCTGGCCCGGGTGTCCAAGGCCCGGGTGGACGAGTTCGTGCGCGAGGAGGTCGGCGGCGCCAAGGCGCTCGCGGCGATCGTCGCTGACCGCCCGCGCTACACCAACCTGCTGCTCATGCTGCGGGTGGCGTGCGAGCTCACCGCGACGGTGCTCGTCGCCATCGCCGCGCGCACGGTGTTCGGCACCCGCTGGCCCGTGGCGCTGCTCGTCGTGGTCGTGATGATCGTGATCTCGTACGCGGTGATCGGCGTCGGCCCCCGCACGCTCGGCCTGCAGCACGTCAACCGGGTGGCCCTGACGTCCGCGCCGGCGGTGCGGCTGCTCGGCCGGATGTTCAACCCGCTCGCCGCCCTGCTGACCCTCTTCGGCAACGCCATCACCCCCGGCCGCGGGCTGCGGGACGGGCCGTTCGCCTCCGAGGTTGAGCTGCGCGAACTCGTCGACATGGCCGAGGAGCGCGGTGTCGTCGAGGCCGACGAGCGGCAGATGATCCAGTCGGTGTTCGAGCTCGGCAACACGATCGCACGCGAGGTCATGGTGCCGCGCACCGAGGTCGTGTGGATCGAGAAGGTCAAGTCGGTGCGCCAGGCGCTCGCGCTGGCCCTGCGCAGCGGCTTCTCGCGTGTCCCGGTCGTCGGCGAGAACGCCGACGACGTCGTCGGCGTCGTCTACCTCAAGGACCTCGCCCGCCGGGCGCAGGACACCGAGCGGGCCAGGGGGACGACCGTCGAGGAGGTCATGCGCGCGGTCACTTACGTGCCGGAGTCCAAGCGGGTCGACGCGCTGCTGCGCGAGATGCAGGCAGCGCGCTCGCACATCGCGGTCGTCATCGACGAGTACGGCGGCACCGCCGGGCTGATCACGATCGAGGACATCCTCGAGGAGATCGTCGGCGAGATCACCGACGAGTACGACGTGGAGCGCCCGCCGATCGAGAAGCTCGTCGAGGACGAGCACGAGGTCGCCGCGGCGCGCGTCACCGCCCGCCTCGCCGTCGAGGATCTCGCCGAGCTCTTCGACATCGAGATCCCCCACCGCGACGACGTGGAGACGGTGGGTGGCCTGCTGGCCGAGGCGCTCGGTCGTGTGCCCATCGCCGGGTCGGTCGCCGTCGTCCACGGCTTGGAGCTGCGTGCCGACGAGATCGGTGGCCGTCGCAACCGAGTCGACTCGATCGTGGCCACCCGGGTGGTCGAACCCGGCGGGGACGCCGTCGCCGCCGTCGCCGCCGTCGCCGCCGGGGACGCCGGCCGCGCCGGCGACGCCGACCGTGCCGGCGACACCGGCCGGACCACCGACGAACACGAGACCGCCGCCCCTGCCAGTCGAGGACGCCCATGA
- the hemW gene encoding radical SAM family heme chaperone HemW produces the protein MGPVPALPTGDPAPSNGRLPRAVLDRARGVPFGIYVHVPFCQARCGYCDFNTYTATELGPGVSRLGYTDTVLRELRLAGDVLTDGDALGDRLPPVSTVFFGGGTPTLLPAEHLGAILDEIGERFGLTDDVEVTTEANPETVTPAYLERLRAAGFTRISLGMQSAVPVVLAVLDRRHRAGRPEEAVAEARAAGFEHINLDLIYGAPHETDADWQASLAAAVAARPDHVSAYALVVEEGTALARQVAQGIVPAPDDDVLADRYVMADEALRAAGYDWYEISNWARGDDARCRHNDLYWTGSNWWGLGPGAHSHVGGVRWWNVKHPVRYSALIDAGQSPAAGRETLDDESQLLERVMLGVRRREGLSVLSLPERSRAVVPQLASWGLVDRFGMDGGRIVLTQRGRLMADAVVKELLVA, from the coding sequence CTGGGACCCGTGCCCGCCCTCCCCACCGGTGACCCCGCGCCGTCGAACGGTCGGTTGCCGCGCGCCGTCCTGGACCGGGCGCGCGGCGTGCCGTTCGGCATCTACGTGCACGTGCCGTTCTGCCAGGCGAGGTGCGGCTACTGCGACTTCAACACCTACACCGCCACCGAGCTCGGGCCGGGGGTGAGCCGGCTGGGCTACACCGACACCGTGCTGCGCGAGCTGCGGCTGGCCGGCGACGTCCTGACCGACGGTGACGCGCTCGGGGACCGGCTGCCGCCGGTGTCGACGGTGTTCTTCGGCGGTGGCACGCCGACCCTGCTGCCCGCCGAGCACCTGGGCGCGATCCTCGACGAGATCGGCGAGCGCTTCGGGCTCACCGACGACGTCGAGGTGACGACCGAGGCGAACCCCGAGACCGTGACGCCCGCCTACCTCGAGCGGCTGCGCGCGGCGGGGTTCACCCGCATCTCGCTGGGCATGCAGTCGGCGGTGCCGGTCGTGCTGGCCGTCCTGGACCGTCGGCACCGCGCGGGGCGCCCCGAGGAGGCGGTGGCCGAGGCCCGCGCCGCGGGGTTCGAGCACATCAACCTGGACCTCATCTACGGCGCGCCGCACGAGACCGACGCCGACTGGCAGGCCTCCCTCGCCGCAGCGGTCGCCGCCCGGCCCGACCACGTCAGCGCCTACGCCCTGGTCGTCGAGGAGGGCACCGCGCTCGCGCGGCAGGTGGCCCAGGGGATCGTCCCGGCGCCGGACGACGACGTCCTCGCCGACCGCTACGTCATGGCCGACGAGGCGCTGCGGGCGGCCGGGTACGACTGGTACGAGATCTCGAACTGGGCCCGCGGGGACGACGCGCGCTGCCGCCACAACGACCTCTACTGGACGGGCTCGAACTGGTGGGGCCTCGGCCCCGGCGCGCACAGCCACGTCGGCGGTGTGCGGTGGTGGAACGTCAAGCACCCGGTCCGCTACAGCGCGCTGATCGACGCCGGGCAGAGCCCCGCCGCCGGACGCGAGACCCTCGACGACGAGTCGCAGCTGCTCGAACGCGTGATGCTCGGCGTGCGACGCCGCGAGGGGCTCTCCGTCCTGTCGCTGCCGGAGCGGTCCCGCGCGGTCGTCCCGCAGCTGGCGAGCTGGGGGCTCGTCGACCGGTTCGGGATGGACGGCGGGCGCATCGTGCTCACCCAGCGCGGCCGGCTCATGGCCGACGCCGTGGTCAAGGAGCTGCTCGTCGCCTGA
- a CDS encoding 16S rRNA (uracil(1498)-N(3))-methyltransferase, which yields MTPPLFLLDDIPDGGVVHLSGDEGHHAAKVKRVRAGEAVLVADGRGTLLRCTVRTVLPDGVLLAVTSRELVAEGQPRLVVVQALPKGERAELAVEIMTELGVDEIVPWAASRCVTQWHGARGEKALARWRRTAAEAAKQSRRPRTPALGALASSADVAARLARAACAAVLHEDAVDAVATMAVPLVGELVLVVGPEGGVAPEELDAFAAAGARTVRLGPTVLRTSTAGAAAVAALSPRLGRWS from the coding sequence ATGACGCCGCCGCTGTTCCTGCTCGACGACATCCCCGACGGCGGTGTCGTCCACCTCAGCGGCGACGAGGGGCATCACGCGGCGAAGGTGAAGCGGGTCCGGGCGGGCGAGGCGGTGCTGGTCGCGGACGGCCGCGGCACCCTGCTGCGCTGCACCGTGCGCACGGTGCTGCCCGACGGCGTGCTGCTGGCGGTCACGAGCCGCGAGCTCGTCGCCGAGGGGCAGCCGCGCCTGGTCGTCGTCCAGGCGCTGCCGAAGGGGGAGCGCGCCGAGCTCGCGGTCGAGATCATGACCGAGCTCGGCGTCGACGAGATCGTGCCGTGGGCGGCGTCGCGCTGCGTCACGCAGTGGCACGGTGCCCGGGGCGAGAAGGCGCTCGCCCGGTGGCGACGCACCGCGGCCGAGGCCGCCAAGCAGAGCCGCCGGCCGCGCACCCCGGCCCTCGGTGCGCTCGCGTCGTCGGCCGACGTCGCGGCGCGGCTGGCGCGCGCGGCGTGCGCCGCCGTCCTGCACGAGGACGCCGTCGACGCCGTCGCCACGATGGCGGTGCCGCTGGTCGGGGAGCTCGTGCTCGTCGTCGGACCGGAGGGCGGGGTCGCCCCCGAGGAGCTCGACGCGTTCGCGGCGGCCGGTGCCCGCACCGTCCGGCTCGGGCCGACCGTCCTGCGGACATCGACCGCCGGCGCGGCCGCGGTGGCGGCGCTGTCCCCGCGGCTCGGTCGCTGGAGCTGA
- the ybeY gene encoding rRNA maturation RNase YbeY, with translation MSVEVSNESGAEADEHALAELGRFVLDALGIDPLADLSVLLVDTDTMAALHQQWMDLPGPTDVMAFPMDAADGGAGGIVERVDPSAPPGTDENPRETMLGDVVLCPAVAADQAASAGHSTQAELHLLCTHGILHLLGYDHGEADEEREMFDLQAQLTRDWTRTSGVGPIRAPLPGTAGEVRGTG, from the coding sequence ATGTCGGTCGAGGTCAGCAACGAGTCCGGCGCCGAGGCCGACGAGCACGCGCTCGCCGAGCTCGGCCGCTTCGTCCTCGACGCGCTCGGCATCGACCCGCTCGCGGACCTGTCCGTGCTGCTCGTCGACACCGACACCATGGCGGCCCTGCACCAGCAGTGGATGGACCTCCCCGGTCCCACCGACGTCATGGCGTTCCCCATGGACGCCGCGGACGGCGGGGCCGGCGGCATCGTCGAACGCGTCGATCCGTCCGCACCGCCCGGCACCGACGAGAACCCGCGCGAGACGATGCTCGGCGACGTCGTGCTGTGCCCGGCGGTGGCCGCCGACCAGGCCGCGTCCGCGGGGCACTCGACGCAGGCCGAGCTGCACCTGCTGTGCACCCACGGCATCCTGCACCTGCTCGGGTACGACCACGGCGAGGCCGACGAGGAACGCGAGATGTTCGACCTGCAGGCGCAGCTGACGCGCGACTGGACGCGGACGAGCGGTGTCGGACCGATCCGCGCCCCCCTGCCCGGCACGGCCGGAGAGGTGCGGGGGACGGGATGA
- the dnaJ gene encoding molecular chaperone DnaJ, translating to MADAPRDYYGLLGVRKDATPEELKRAYRKLARELHPDVNPDPAAADRFKEVTAAYEVLSDPEKRRVVDLGGDPLSQGAAGGGAAGGFGGFGGFGDVFEAFFGNGGPMGGGRGRRSRVRPGADALLQLSLTLDETAFGVRRELAVETAVLCDTCHGQGCAPGTSPRTCATCGGAGEIQSVQRSFLGQVMTTRACSACGGTGEQIPSPCPTCGTEGRVRARRTKTVDVPAGIEHGMRIRLAGQGEVGPGGGPAGDLYIEISEQPHDTFTREGADLHCTIGVPMTSAALGSDLVLTTLDGEEKIEIRAGSQSGAVLHLRGKGVPKLRSSVRGDLYVHVEVRTPTRLDEEQERLLRQLADLRSEDVSVSSRNAGLFGKMRDAFRQ from the coding sequence GTGGCTGACGCTCCCCGCGACTACTACGGGCTGCTCGGCGTCCGCAAGGACGCGACCCCCGAGGAACTCAAGCGCGCGTACCGCAAGCTCGCCCGCGAGCTGCACCCGGACGTCAACCCCGATCCGGCGGCGGCCGACCGCTTCAAGGAGGTCACCGCCGCCTACGAGGTCCTCTCCGACCCCGAGAAGCGTCGCGTCGTCGACCTGGGCGGCGACCCGCTCTCGCAGGGCGCGGCCGGCGGTGGGGCCGCGGGCGGCTTCGGCGGCTTCGGTGGGTTCGGCGACGTCTTCGAGGCCTTCTTCGGCAACGGCGGCCCGATGGGCGGTGGCCGGGGGCGGCGCAGTCGGGTGCGACCGGGTGCCGACGCGCTGCTGCAGCTGTCGCTGACGCTCGACGAGACCGCCTTCGGCGTCCGACGCGAGCTCGCGGTGGAGACCGCCGTGCTCTGCGACACGTGCCACGGCCAGGGCTGCGCGCCCGGGACGTCACCGCGCACCTGCGCCACCTGCGGCGGCGCGGGCGAGATCCAGAGCGTGCAGCGTTCCTTCCTCGGTCAGGTCATGACGACGCGGGCCTGCTCGGCCTGCGGCGGCACCGGCGAGCAGATCCCGTCGCCGTGCCCGACCTGCGGCACCGAGGGACGGGTGCGCGCGCGGCGCACCAAGACCGTCGACGTCCCGGCCGGCATCGAGCACGGGATGCGCATCCGGCTCGCCGGGCAGGGCGAGGTCGGCCCCGGCGGTGGCCCCGCCGGTGACCTGTACATCGAGATCTCCGAGCAGCCGCACGACACGTTCACGCGCGAGGGCGCCGACCTGCACTGCACCATCGGCGTGCCGATGACCTCGGCCGCGCTCGGCAGCGACCTCGTGCTGACCACGCTGGACGGCGAGGAGAAGATCGAGATCCGGGCCGGCAGCCAGAGCGGCGCCGTCCTGCACCTGCGCGGGAAGGGCGTGCCGAAGCTGCGCAGCTCGGTGCGCGGCGACCTCTACGTGCACGTCGAGGTCCGCACGCCGACCCGGCTGGACGAGGAGCAGGAGCGGCTGCTGCGCCAGCTCGCCGACCTGCGCTCCGAGGACGTCTCGGTCTCGTCGCGCAACGCCGGGCTGTTCGGCAAGATGCGCGACGCGTTCCGGCAGTAG
- a CDS encoding HIT domain-containing protein → MAEDCLFCSIVAGDVPSAKVYEDEHTFAFEDVNPQAPTHVLVVPRTHVPDIVAAGADPAVAAGLLAGIRGTAASLGVEHFRTVFNTGAEVGQSVFHVHAHLLAGRPLGWPPG, encoded by the coding sequence ATGGCCGAGGACTGTCTGTTCTGCTCGATCGTGGCCGGTGACGTCCCGTCCGCCAAGGTCTACGAGGACGAGCACACGTTCGCGTTCGAGGACGTCAACCCGCAGGCGCCGACCCACGTGCTCGTCGTGCCGCGCACGCACGTGCCCGACATCGTGGCCGCCGGGGCCGACCCGGCGGTCGCCGCGGGTCTGCTCGCCGGCATCCGCGGCACCGCGGCGTCACTCGGGGTCGAGCACTTCCGGACGGTCTTCAACACCGGGGCCGAGGTCGGGCAGAGCGTGTTCCACGTGCACGCGCACCTGCTCGCCGGCCGCCCCCTGGGGTGGCCGCCCGGCTGA